Proteins encoded in a region of the Streptomyces sp. NBC_00310 genome:
- a CDS encoding 5-carboxymethyl-2-hydroxymuconate Delta-isomerase: MPQITVDYSAVLSEKFDRPAFATALHEEVVRTAAAKPEACKTQFRATEDTVVGPDLSGHAIVHVTLGLLAGRTDETKVALTENVLELLREYVKPSEGLAFHASAEVRDLDPSYRKFEI; encoded by the coding sequence ATGCCGCAGATCACCGTGGACTACTCCGCCGTGCTCTCCGAGAAATTCGACCGGCCCGCCTTCGCCACGGCCCTGCACGAGGAGGTCGTGCGGACCGCCGCCGCGAAGCCGGAGGCATGCAAGACGCAGTTCCGGGCGACCGAGGACACGGTGGTCGGTCCCGACCTGAGCGGGCACGCCATCGTGCATGTCACGTTGGGCTTGCTCGCGGGGCGGACCGACGAGACGAAGGTGGCGTTGACGGAGAACGTGCTGGAGCTGCTCCGGGAGTACGTGAAGCCTTCGGAGGGGCTGGCGTTCCACGCGTCGGCGGAAGTGCGGGACCTTGATCCCTCGTACCGGAAGTTCGAGATCTAG
- a CDS encoding fused response regulator/phosphatase, producing MADEANSTVLVVDDAAASRYAMGAVLRRAGHSVLPVASAGEALAELDLRLRSGALPDVALVDVGLPDMSGFELCRRLKAQPPMAALPVVHFSAASVAPSDRCRGLDAGGEAYLTVPAEPEEIQAVVRAAVRGARMRNGAEALVRRLTLLSETIVDVQAARTLEELAGAAAEGAARLTRSPAAVFVLGEDGHLYRGTSRARARTTLPDAGAHDAVARLIRRVTDGDPGPHDTVVPAPLWPPGFFRPGVTEDARLVLARTESGTPVCVATPVRGTRGAASDTTGLVARLAQATALAAQPLLMYQVERHVALTLQHSFLPKRVPEFPGLDVVVRYVPASRQTEIGGDFYAALSTSGGVLTAVGDVVGHSLDAATVMVEIRHALRAYCVEQSDPAALAQRLDRMLQHHHPDVTATVCLALVDPGSGRVRIANAGHIPPLIVRDRGEAEYVKAAGPLLGLGLERPEPTETVLWPTDRLLMVTDGLVETRGIDLSLSMEQLRAAAADAPPGTVALCDTLLHCFGRDREDDIAMLALRLRLG from the coding sequence ATGGCCGACGAAGCAAACAGCACGGTGCTGGTGGTCGACGACGCGGCCGCCAGCAGGTACGCGATGGGCGCGGTGCTGCGCCGGGCCGGGCACAGCGTGCTCCCCGTCGCCAGCGCCGGCGAGGCGCTCGCCGAACTCGACCTGCGGCTCCGCTCGGGAGCCCTGCCCGACGTGGCCCTCGTCGACGTCGGCCTCCCCGACATGAGCGGCTTCGAACTCTGCCGCCGGCTCAAGGCCCAGCCCCCGATGGCGGCCCTTCCCGTCGTCCACTTCTCCGCCGCCTCCGTCGCCCCCAGCGACCGCTGCCGGGGACTGGACGCCGGCGGCGAGGCCTATCTGACGGTCCCCGCCGAGCCGGAGGAGATCCAGGCGGTCGTCCGCGCCGCCGTCCGCGGCGCCCGCATGCGCAACGGCGCCGAGGCCCTCGTACGACGGCTCACCCTGCTGTCCGAGACCATCGTCGACGTCCAGGCCGCCCGCACCCTGGAGGAGCTGGCCGGAGCCGCCGCCGAAGGAGCCGCCCGGCTCACCCGGTCGCCCGCCGCCGTGTTCGTGCTCGGCGAGGACGGCCACCTCTACCGCGGCACCTCCCGGGCCCGGGCCCGCACCACCCTCCCCGACGCCGGCGCGCACGACGCCGTGGCCCGGCTCATCCGCCGCGTCACCGACGGCGACCCCGGACCGCACGACACCGTCGTCCCCGCGCCCCTGTGGCCCCCGGGCTTCTTCCGGCCCGGCGTCACCGAGGACGCCCGGCTGGTCCTGGCCCGCACCGAGAGCGGTACGCCCGTCTGCGTCGCGACCCCCGTGCGCGGCACCCGCGGTGCGGCATCCGACACCACGGGCCTGGTCGCCCGCCTCGCCCAGGCCACCGCGCTGGCCGCGCAGCCCCTCCTGATGTACCAGGTCGAGCGCCATGTCGCGCTCACCCTCCAGCACAGCTTCCTGCCCAAGCGGGTGCCCGAGTTCCCCGGCCTCGACGTGGTCGTCCGGTACGTCCCCGCGTCCCGCCAGACCGAGATCGGCGGCGACTTCTACGCGGCCCTGTCCACCTCCGGCGGTGTCCTCACCGCCGTCGGCGACGTCGTCGGGCACTCGCTGGACGCGGCCACCGTGATGGTCGAGATCCGGCACGCCCTGCGCGCCTACTGCGTGGAACAGTCCGACCCCGCGGCGCTCGCCCAGCGGCTCGACCGGATGCTCCAGCACCACCACCCCGACGTCACCGCCACGGTCTGTCTCGCCCTCGTCGATCCGGGCAGCGGACGCGTACGGATCGCCAACGCGGGCCACATCCCGCCGCTGATCGTCCGCGACCGCGGTGAGGCCGAGTACGTGAAGGCCGCCGGGCCGCTCCTCGGGCTCGGCCTGGAACGGCCCGAGCCCACGGAGACGGTGCTGTGGCCGACGGACCGGCTGCTCATGGTCACGGACGGGCTGGTGGAGACCAGGGGAATCGATCTGTCGCTCTCCATGGAACAGCTGCGGGCCGCCGCGGCGGACGCTCCGCCCGGCACGGTCGCGCTGTGCGACACGTTGCTGCACTGTTTCGGGCGGGACCGGGAGGACGACATCGCGATGCTGGCGTTGCGCCTGCGGCTAGGCTGA